The window CCTTTTCACATTTTTGGATTTTTCAGATTCGATCTAAATCTTCAAAACCCCAAAAATGAGGACTTTTGGTGCAATTTTCTAAGAAACTTCAGGGTCCAACCATGTATTTTTGACTAACCATCGTTAATGAATTTGACTATGTTACCCACAATTTCACACTTTTTGAATTCGTAGTCCTTTTCAGTGTTAAATTAAAAATCGTAATTCTTTTCGGGCATTATCAAAACTCATACATCATTGTCTTTATTGTCAAATGTAACTTAGATTACATTTTCTGGCTATTTGCCCTTATAAAAATGTTAAAATCAACTCTATGAACTAAATTTATGTTTAATATGATGATTATTGATAAAAAGTACTTTAGCAAGTGtacttttaaaaatatatactcCGTAACATTTAAAATTAGCTACTTGGATTTAACTAAAAGATACTATATCCGTCTTAAAATAACTGTTCTATTATGAATATTGAAGTTTTTTGTTTTTCGTTttgactttgactttaaatatttttattcttattataTAATACTTGATAAAATTATATCATGTTTAAAATCAAGTTCATTTAATCAAATAATATATAAGACACATTAAAATATAGTAGGTCAAAAATACGAAAAATGATTTTTAGGAAAACAAAACGAGACAATTATTTTGATAGGAAGGAAGTAATGAATACAATTTTTTTCATGAATAGTAGTTGAAATATAATATCTCATCCAATATCAATGTATCCACACCCATTATTATTTTTTATCCATCATCCTTATTCTTTATTATATCAAATCATCCGAAAATAGCACAGTGGTTAGGGTCTTGAATTTCTTGCAAGAGATCTCATGTTCGAATTCTGTCtaggacgaatatttagtggtggtcaGGGATGAGTTGGAAACAGCTAGGAAGTAATCTTATTAGACTTCACACATCAGAGTATATGGTCGGATTACTCGCCTTCCCATATAGCCCGAACATTAAAACCTTCTACCTATTATATCCTTATTCCTTATTATAAATACATACTTGAACTTCCAAAATTCTTCAAACCGCCAATGGAAAATTGTCCATTCCACCACTCAAATCTTCTTGGTCATCAATGCCTGTCTTGCCCAAGCCCCACTGCAACCATTGCCCATGACAACACTTCCTGTTTCTCAAATGAATTCTCTCAACCCAATTATCAACTTTTGTCTAATGCGTCCATTCATGTAAGTATAGTATCCATTGCAACACGCATCTATTCACAGTATTAACCGAGTCGAATATTATCTTTTTTCTACAATAAGTACTCTAACTTAACAGAGTTGTCTTTTGATATAGCTTTCATATCGTGACAACTACTAGTAAATATTTGATTTTTGGTTTATTACATTTTATAGAATATGGCAAGAACCAGTTGCAAAAGacgaaaaaagcaaaagaaaaacgacgacgatgatgatgaagataatagAAAGAGAGGGTACATTCATGTTAGAGCAAGAAGAGGTGAAGCAACAGACAGCCATAGTCTTGCTGAAAGGGTACTTAATCAATTGCTATTAAATCTTTTGTTATAAATCTTCTAAATAGCATCATGCACGATATATTGTCACTAGTCTATGCCAATATATTGATCAtaaatatacatatgcaaattaaatGACATAAGTATTTTAGGTGAGAAGAGAAAAGATAAGTGAGAAAATGAAGACATTGCAAGCCATTGTTCCAGGGTGTGACAAGGTAATGAAATTCTTAAGTATGGAGGTAATTAAATTCTTAAGTATGGTTAATTAACCTTGTACTACAAGCTTAATTTGTCGATAAGTATTAATCGGAATTTTAATTAAGCAGATAACAGGGAAAGCACATATGTTAGATGAAGTAATTAACTATGTACACTATCTACAAAATGAAGTTCAGGTCCGGCCTGTTAAATGACCTTCTAAACTTTGctgatatatatttaatttattaaaaaataatactgtATTAAATGATGAGTTAAGATGATATTTTCAGATACTTTCTTTGAAGCTTGCTTCTGTAAATCCCTTGTTGTATGAAGTTGAAGCAGATTTTGATGCATTCATGCTCGAATCTCATCAGGTACATATTACTAGCTATTTAAAGTACATATTTATGATACAACCAAATACCAGAAGCAGCAACTTCTATTTCAAGAGCATTACCAGGTATGTTTAGGTccaccaacatgtacaatataTAAGCTCATTAGTTCCACATTTCTGTAAAACCAATTAGTGATAGAGGGAGGTTCTCATAAGCTTATATATGCACATTTGTTTCTTTCACTTTCCGATGTGGGACACAAAGAATCGATTAGCTCCAACATGCTTTGTCACTCACAAAATTAGAATGTAAAATAAAAATGGGTTACTTAAATTTATATAGGTATATTtgaacatatgttaataataaaagaaatatatATTCCAGAATAATGCAGATTTATTGTTGGAATGGGGAGAGCAAAGACAAGAACTTGATGATCCTTTTTCTATCCTCAACAGCTTTAATTCATTTTAACAATTAGCCTCTCCTACAATCACCAATTCAGGTATTTGATTACTTAAGTACTTAAATAGATAAGTACATTCACATGCATACACTGAAACTCGTAAGTGTACGTTTGGGGGCAACACCCCCTTTTTCTACACTAAGATCCACCCATGAACTAATATGCGATACAATTGAACTTCACGGGTGGCAAAATACAGGGATGGCTTGTGGCTAGGGGTGAAAGGCCGACCAAGCCGACAAGTCTCTTTTTTCTTTTCTGAAGTTTACACCAAACCTATAGGAGTCATTGAATGTGcgacctcaaaaaaaaaaaaaaaaaaatatttcgcttgtatatgtgtacgtacaacgcaTACATTATGATAGTTGCGTTTATGATTAACAATGTGTTAAGTGTGAGATTAAGGGCTAACGATTGTATTTCTTTGTTTGTTTTAGGTTATGAAATTATTCGTATATGAATGAATTACAAAAACAACGAGGCAATtaaattgaagaagatgatgaaagagTTGAGGGAATAtgagtatttatatatgtatataccaagtatgtatatttatatatatgtatatgtatataccttgtatgtatatacatgtatgtTATGTTATGTTTCTTGTTCTCATCTCAAATTCATGTACTATATATGTTTTCTAGTGTTTGAAAGCAAAAAaatgtaatatttttttttatttatagaaatgaCCTTTTCAAATGTTTTTgtttttataaatttaagtttgTTTCTTTTCTAGTGGTAGTACTTGTAGTTAATTTGTTAAAACTACTAAACACATACTAATTTTTTACCATTAACCTAATAAAAAAATGAGCATACAGCCGTCCAACGATGAAACTTTGGTTTTATATACCATGGCCCGCCCAAACACaatacaaaatttggcaattagcaCAACCTTAAATCCTTGAATCCTTCGCATAATATGCAAGACTGCTTTCATCTTCGATGCAACCAACATATCATATAGTACAAAGCATTTTTATTCTAAGTATATGTCTTTTGCAAGTGACCAACACTATAGAATGGAAAtgtcaaagtttacaagaatcaaTTGTATTTGTAtgctatataaatataaatgcgaaaGAGTGCATATAACCATATTGCTAGTTATTAGAAGAAATGGAGTTAACCATGGCACTAACCATGATTGTTGGATTAGTTATAGTGGTTCTAGCGATTGCGCTGCTTCGTGCAAGAGCGTTTCCAAAGGAAATGGACGGTATTCCAGGTAGCCTTGGATGGCCACTTGTAGGAGAGAGTTTCGCCTTCATATCCGAGTTTTCAAGCCCTGCTGGTATCTTTAGCTTCATGAACAAGAGGCAACAAAGGTAATCAATTGATCAATCCATCAGTTAATCTTGAAGTTGTGTTTGATTGGTTCTTAATTGAATGATTTGCGCTTAATGTTGAATCGTTCAACATTCAACACGTTTGTTTGTGACATCTAAATGACACACAACAAAATATGCGTTGAACCGTTCAGAGTTAAATAGTCAATATTCAACACTGCCATTTCTTTAAATAACTCTCTTAAATAACTCTCTTGAATGCAATCAAACAATTATAAAGGTTGATCCATTAATTTTACATTATTCATACTGAGAATGACTATCAAACATATTATTGTCATCCAACACCAAACTTAGCTTACTCAGAACCTTTAATTCATTTAGATGTAAATAATTTAGCGCTTAATTATTATGTTTTGTCAAACGCATTTAAATGTGTCAAATTTAACCCAAACTTGTACCGTGTATGCATCCAACTTTATGTTAATTATCTTGTACTTTGATTGATGTTTGAAATTTTTAGATATGGAAAAGTGTTCAAGAGCTACGTTTTAGGACGATACATGGTGTTTACGACAGGTAGGGAAGCAAGTAAGATACTACTAACCGGAAAAGATGGGATGGTTAGCTTAAACCTGTTTTACACCGGTCAAAAAGTGTTAGGCCCGAATAGTCTGCTTCAACAGAACGGAGAAGACCACAAACGTCTTCGACGTCTCATTGGTGAACCGCTTTCCATTGACGGTCTCAAGAAATACTTCCAATTTATCAACGATTTGGCTGTCGAAATGTTCAATGATTGGGAAGGAAGAAAAGTTTTGGTTCTTGAAGAGACTTCAACAGTTAGTATCATTTCTCTAACAATTACTAACAAttttgtttacttttactattttaCTATCTTATTCCATAAGCTTTTACATTGTGAATATGCAGTTCACTTTACAAATTATCGGTAATATGATAATGAGCTTAGAGCCTACCGGTGAGGAACAAGAGAAATTTCGAGCCTATTTCAAAATCATATCGTCTTCATTTGCATCATTGCCATTGAATATACCAGGGACAGCATTTTATCGCGGTATGAAGGTAATATTCCCTCCGCCTAACTGTCTTCGACTTTtgaaactttgactttaaatatttttgtatGTGTTTATATAAAAATTGAGTTCAGATATACACATATATGTTTTGAATGGTGATTGATGTGATGATGTGATTTTTTTATATATGATCAGGCTCGAGATAGTATGTTTGGGATGTTGGACGCAATAATAGCTAGACGAAGAAATGGAAGCGATTTACAGCAAGATTTTTTAGGGTCGTTGATTAAGAAGAACACGAAAGAAGGATCAGAAGACGATGAAAAACTAACTGATGCACAAATGAAAGATAACATATTAACGTTACTAATCGCTGGTCATGACACAACTACGGCTGCCCTTACTTGGCTCGTTAAATTTCTAGGTGAAAATCCAGAAGCTCTCGATAAACTCAGGGTAATTAAGACTAATCCTTCACAAGCTAATATACAACATGCCATGTTAACTTGTTAAGTATTAACTATTAGCTAGTATTAAAAAATTTGTGTATAAAATTGTTAGGAGGAACATATGGAAATTAAGAGTAAGAGGGAATTTGGATCAAATCTTACATGGTCTGAACTCAACAACATGCCTTATACTGCAAAAGTAAGCTTACCAATCTACATGCTCTTTGTCCTAAGTAACAAACTTGGGCATAACCCAGTTGCCACCGAATTCCCTGGAAGCAGAAGCAGGAGACTCAAGTTCGATTTTTGGTAATGCCCAAATCGAATTAAAATGGGCTCTTGACCGGAGGTGGCGCCAATGTGCGCAATCCACCCGGTTATGGGTCTCGTCACTCGGGGGCTCGTCACCCACGGGTTTTATTCCCTAGTGGGACCCAATGTGGTTGTCGTTAAGGAGGTTTCCTCTgcgaacacaaaaaaaaaaaaaaaaaaaaaaaaaaaaactgtaaactatGTGAAATGATTTGATTTTATCGTATATCGTTTAGGTGGTGAGTGAAACTCTACGACGAGCGACAATCTTACCTTGGTATTCCAGAAAAGCTGCACAAGATTTTGAGATAGATGGTATGCACCTAGCTTAATTCTCCATAGATCTATCATAATCATGTGAAACTATGAAATAAGTTAACATTATGGTTTTGCAATCTATTAGGATATAGTATCAAGAAAGGTTGGTCTGTGAATTTGGATGTAGTGTCTATTCATCATGATCCACAAGTTTTTCCTGATCCTCATAAATTCGATCCATCTAGATTCGACGTGAGTTCAGATTCTTTTTCATACTAATATACCGAAATTAAAAGATGCTTAATTTCTTGGGTTTGAATAATTTCAGGATCCTTTAAGATCTTATAGCTTTCTTGGGTTTGGGAAGGGGCCGCGAATGTGTCCTGGAATGAATCTTGCAAAGCTCGAAATTTCCATTTTCATTCATCACCTCGTCTGCAGATACAAGTAAGTAGATCGATAACGACAACCCTTGGGCTATCGTTAACACTTATAACACTTGTAAATAGAAGTTGGTTATTAACTTTATAGTGGCGCTTATCTAATAATACAACCATTTGAAGCATGTTAACGACGGCTCTAACAGCAATCATTAGCAAAATTCTAATATTAATTACAATTACGCTTAAAAAAACGTGATTACTTATTGAGAGAAATCGATTTGCAGGTGGAAGCCTCTAGAAAAAGATGACTCTGTCCAGCCAACACTTGTGCGGATGCCAAAGAACAAGTACCCAATCATGGTAGAGTCGTTGTAGtcaaataagcttaaatgatactATAAACTTAAGGACCAAAAGTCAACAGCTATATGTTCTGCCAATATTCTACTAGAAGAATTTGATATGTCAAAGTTTATTGTTAAAGAAAATGCTTCCCATTTCTAAAGTGATATTATACATAAATGCTTCCCATTTCTAAAGTGATATTATACATACAATTTATTTATTGAAATTGTTTGTTCAGTTCTTGATATTCTGCACTTGTTATTGTTCAAATGTTACACTTAAGCGTGGTAATCTTACTTCGAATTGATTATAAGTTAATCGGCCCATTACTAGGACCTAACAAGCACCATCACATGAATGAGACATAGGGATGAAGCTGCCCATGTTTCCATCATCATCAGTTTTCGAGAAGGTGCTGCATAATGATAAGTAATTATGAAAAAACCGTTATTCAAACATCAGAATATTCAAAACGGATATGACTAGGGTGGGGCGGGGGGCATTGAAGAAGCTCCATTCCCTATTTTTTGTCTTATTCAACTGACAATGTTAACTGTTATACCATGCATTTAGAAGTATTAATGTTCAACACCAACACCCATATCCTGAATAGAATACTCATTGTAGCTCTCAGAAGACAAGTGTCCAAATTGGTCCAAATGGATAGGGTGCCACATGCATCATTCAGTATTTGTCAGTTTCTGGTGAAGAGTGGAAGTAGTTTTTTCGGTTGAAATGGATATTTTTAGAatcaaattaataatttttaatacagggatgatgataatgatgacagATTAGGTTTGTTCTTATCATATTGAGTCAGAGAGATAATGGGGAAGAAGTATATAACTTTCCTGTTACAACTGCCTTGTGATAGAGTTTACAGGATCGAACGTACTTCCTTCTCACCCTTCACAGATGGTGATAGCACAATCAGactgaaattttaatataaatataaatataaatataatataattttgatAATGGAATCAAGTAAATAATAAGGGAGAAGTTTGGATGTCGTTTACTTCCCTCTACTTCGTATAGTAGTCAGGTGCACTGATTTAAAACTCTACCCGCGACTGAACTGATTGAATCATACCAAATTGATATTAACAAAAGGAAATTAAAATAAGAACAAGACCAAAAGACCGTTTATGGTAATTGACCAATTCGTTCCAAGACCGGGCCTTGAATCGATTTTTAGATTCCTTTTACCTGTCTACAGTTCAACTTATACGTAAGTTAGGGAGTAGAGAGTGGCAAAATGGGTGATTTGGGTTACATGTTAGAAATTTTCTGCATGGTTCAAATCAGGTCAGGTTGACCCAAAATACCTTCTGTCAATATTTTGCTATATCAGGGTGTTGCATAATTCGCATGCACCTAAAGAACTCATACTATGTCAATAAAAATTTTTAAAGCAAATTTAGATGATTTTGGAGTCTTTAGTGAGTTTATGTCTTGCAAGTACACTTTGGACTTTGGCCTTTTCAACCCATTTCCTTTGGTACCCATTTTTCATTTCACTAATTACAGAACATTTCCCATATTCAACCCATTCCTCAATGAGCAGAAATTGCCACATCTACTAAGATGTGCATATGCTTTCTAGAGCATCACAGTAGATAAAATCAAATAAGGGATACGACTTCTAAATTATATCACACATATAACTGACAGGTGTTCAGTTTCAACTGTTTTGACCAAGAAAACAGTGAACTAAATCTTCCAACATATATATGAAGCGAGAACCAGGCTGCTGACTGTAAGTTGCCCTTTCCTGTAATATAGGTAGATGTAAATTCAAGacatttatataatttaattaccAGAAATGAAGGTGGCTATCCGTATCTCAACATGCTCTCAGAAAATAAAGGTACAGCACAAAAATGCATCCAAAAAGTAAAAACCAGAAGGATCATTGTAGATGGATAGGAGCAAGTAACATTTGCAAGATCAATTAATTTCTACACCATATTGCCTTCGGGCGAGCATCTTGTAGTTGTCGCCATTCAGGTGCAACAGAAATTAGTGTATACTGGTCTCAGTGACCATAACTAATTGGCCTTAAATGTCTTCTAATACTATAATATATGTGCTACAACCAGGCTGCTACCAAATGTCACCACATATCTATAGAGCAAGTATCAATTGCAGCATGTTTTTGGAAACAACTAATTTACAACAATATTTAAAAGACTATCAGAGATAGAAATACCTCTCCGTAACTAGTATAACACCAATTCAAAGAAGAGTTCTCAAGGATATCTGGTCTTGCATCAGTTTGTCAAGCTCCTTTTTCAACTCTCTCAAAGTTTCtgaatcaaaataaaaaaaattaacaatcaTGTAAATCAGTAACTCATTAGCCCATGTCATGTTTTCATAAAGACAATGCAAGACGTTTTTCTATAACATCGATTTTGAGAACCATACGTATTACGGTATCTTCTGTCAAACAAACTACTACGGAAAGACTCACTTGAAAGTTGAAACCCTCTTTCTCATGCCTTGGTAAAATAATTGTCAGGATCGCGGCTGAACAAAGTGACAATATAGATAGCATACTCATTGTTCTCAAGTAGGCTCTTGGAGGATCTGGGCATCTTAAACATTAGTCCAGTCAAAGGGTAGAATTGCCAGAACAAAATTCTTAGGCTGCTGAATTATGAAACTTGTACGCAGTAACAGAAATCATAAGATAAAAACCAAGAAGAATTATCGTTATTACTACATAAGTCGTTAGTGTCTTATAGCTTGACAAGCAATCCCTTTGTGAGTACTTAGGAACAACGTAAGTGAGAGTAATCAAATGATCTGAGGTGACAAGATCATCTGGTGTAACCAAATTGGACAGATCACGAACAACTATATTAGAAATGCAAACGAGTCGCATCAGGTGCAAGTCACAACGATGACAAGATCCATATGAAGTTTATGACTATCACTATATATACACCACATATTATGAATCAAGAAAGTAATTTGtgctttaaaaataaaaaataaaaaatatataaacatattcaAAGTTAGGACATCATTTCAGAAATTAGCTACTATTACGTTGTCATGCTGGATTCTTGAAATAAGTATGCCCACTCTTTGTAGAATTGATTACAACTAGAATTCTATTTATGCTTCATAGGATAAGAACTTTAACAACAATTTTGATACTACAAGTGACCATTAGAAGTTACAACGAAATTATCGACAAGCTGCCTTATAATGTTGAGTATAGTATCGCAAATGAAGTACTCTTGACGTTTTTCCCCAATCACCTCTTGACACTTGTCAGTTTAAACAGAAAAGATTATCACTTACTTGTACTAGTTTGATTAAAACTTCAAAAGGCAATATCAACACAAATAACAAGAGATAGCATCTACCTTAAGATCATCATCTATTTTAGCTACTTGCACATGAATACCATACACAAAACACTTCATTTAAAACACAATCACCCATAAAACTACGAAAGAATATCAATACTTTGTAAGGTACGAATCCACCAAAACACCATCAACAGTCAATGAACTACTAAAACTTTCTCCAAATCCTCAGTTTGACGCCATATCTAATGTGAACATGATCCGATAAAAAGTATTGGCCTACACAATAAATTAATTCAAACACACAATCACATTAATTCAAACACGTAAATTAAGTCAATAACTAAAATAAGATCAAAATTAAGAATATTAAGCTTGAGTAAtagtttttttctttctttcttttttgacTGTATACCTTAAGTAGCTCATATATCGATTCAATCAGTTTCTAAACGGAATAAATATATATCAGGTAAAAGATTTTGCAAAAAAGATCAGcatttaaaatattaatattaatatataggaAGTCATTGATCAATTCAATCGGTTTTCATAAGAAATGCAGAGATTAACTCAATTTTTTCACAGAATAATTAAATTCCAGATATCAACCTTATGCAAgttttatatattatttcaattacaTTACAATCAGTTTCAAAAATATCACAAAATGATTCAAAATTCAATAAAAATAACCGATTGCTAAAAGAGAATCTAGGGTTCCGCCACCAACATTTGAGATATTAAACTGCAAAATTACACAAAATCGAAACAAATAGCAAATTAAACTGAATATGAAGTGATTACATTGATTGATGTGCCCTGTATTCTGGTGTGGAGTGTCTGCACTAATTTTGTGAGGTAAAAATCTAAAAAAACTAGCACGGGTAAATATAGTAACTTGATACATATTATAAGGGGGTCAAGTGTAACTTTTCTTCCTAACTATAAAAAGTTCTAGTTTCTGCAGTTCACAAATCAGATCGAAAAAAGAATCACTTTTACTACGCGATTTCAATCACCGACCGACTGTTTTATCACCCTTCTTCACTATTCTCCGGATAATTAGGgtttcaatttcacaatttcatacAAATACACAGCTAATTAAACACAGATTTCAACACATTAGTGACCTAACAAAGTGATAAATGAAGCTATTGCATTTAGCATTCGTGATTGCTTTGGCGTCTGGATTTGCAGCTATACTCATTTACATCACCGGCGTGTCTAACCTAAGTATGATTTATTATATTCATTTATTCTAATCTGATCTTTAACTTAATTTAGCTTTGTTTATTTTAACTTGATGATGTAATTTATATGTGTGAGTAGACGGAACATTTAACATTTCAGAGGAAGAAATCGAAGCGTTGCAGTCGTTGCAAACTGATTTTCAGAAGTGTGTGGTGAGCATTCAACTATAAATATATAGCGTTTTCTACCTAATTTAAATACTTCCTTAGTATAGTGGAGCTTATAGTTTATTTGTTGTACAGAACTAGGGCCTTAAGTTAGATGATTTAGCTCTATTTGTCAATCTATATATGTTAATTTTAGCAAATTAAAAGCTTAATAGCCTGCATAAACTGTCATTATGCTAGGATAAACATAGATTGATGTAACTGAGTAATCATTCTTGAGGAAGTTCGGTTTGTCACATATAAATCGTTAGATAAAAGTACTCTATTCTTTTTTGTGATCTGATGTGCTTACACTATCTGAACTCTTTCAGAGTGCCAATGGATTAGGGCTGCAAGCATTTGGTGGCAGAGACTATTGCCAAGTTACACTGCAGTTTCCTAGCGATACGATTCCTAAATGGGTAGCCTTTTCATATCATGGAATGTTTGTAATCTAACTTATAAGGATTACTAGGTGCTCGGATATACTAGTGGCTATTGCTTTTTTGTTGGAAAAATGTATAAATAGTTTTAATCTTTTATCTTGCCTTTCTAATCAATACTGAACCGTGTTTTCTATTTTGAACAGAAAGATCCCAAAACTGGAAACCTAGAGGGCTTATCTTTTGAGTTTAATCTATGTGAAGCAGTTGCCACATGGGAGCAGGTTAACATCTGATTTGTAACTAATGTTATAGTTGTTTTCTTAAATATGAAGACTTTTTAGACAAATTATCCCATACTAAAAGATTCCAGGCAAGACGCCACCTTGCGTGATAGCATAAAGTGGAGTACTTGACACCCTGATTTGTCTGCTCATAAGGCTTATTATATAAATTGAATTTATAGTTAACTCAGGCTTTTTTTTCTCACGTGTACCTAGTTTCTAACAAACATGGAGGCTTTCTATGCTAAACCCTAAATAGATTGGAGAATTTGGGTTGGAATTTACTTTTGAGCTGTTAAGTATTGCATAAAGAAGTTTGCTGAACACTTGATCATTCACTGTTTAGAAATTAGAATCGCCTTGTATCTCAAAAGTTGATCTGTCCAGGTTCGGAACAGTACCACCATTCTCACTAAGGAATTCGTTGATGCTTTACCTGATGGATGGAAAGATTATGCATGGAAGAGGATTAATAAAGGAATACTTCTGTAAGTTTCAAAACCCTTAATTATTGAAAGTGCATCTGAAAGTACCATTAACACATATTTCAAGTCTGTACAACATGTGTTTTGGTTTTACTTCTGTTTGGTACCTCACTTTTGTGTTCCTGTTGCAGTAACAACTGTGCAAATAAAACTCTCTGCATGGAGAAACTTTCTTTGGTTCTACCTGAAACTCCACCTTACGTTCCGCGTCAGTTTGGCCGCTGTGCAGTTATTGGCAACTCAGGAGATCTGTTAAAAACAAAGTTCGGTAAGGAAATTGATGATTATGAGGTGGTTTTAAGAGAAAATGGTGCGCCGATCCAGGTTTGTATTCATTGCATGTGATTTTCTGCATGTAGTTAAAGGTAGTAACTCTCTTTGCCTTTCTCTTACTGCAATGTAGAATTACACAGATCATGTGGGTTCAAAAAGTACATTTCGCCTACTAAATAGAGGTTCTGCCAAAGCGTTGGATAAAGTTGCTGAGTTATATGGTATTTTGTTCTGTTAACTCTAAATCTATGAACCCGTGATTGTTTTGATCTAAGTGTACTAAAGTGTGAACATTTTACAGAAACTGGAAAAGAGGTACTGCTCGTCAAAACTACAATCCATGACATCATGAGCAAAATGATTCGGGTGAGCCTATAATAAGACACATctgctttttttttctttttttttctttaatttATTTATGTTTTTTTGTCCATTTTACCCTTGATATGCCTGATTATTGAGTGGTGAATTTGTGTTGTAGGAAG of the Rutidosis leptorrhynchoides isolate AG116_Rl617_1_P2 chromosome 5, CSIRO_AGI_Rlap_v1, whole genome shotgun sequence genome contains:
- the LOC139848533 gene encoding V-type proton ATPase subunit C-like translates to MRLVCISNIVVRDLSNLVTPDDLVTSDHLITLTYVVPKCPDPPRAYLRTMSMLSILSLCSAAILTIILPRHEKEGFNFQERATYSQQPGSRFIYMLEDLKAYAHLSRCGNFCSLRNGLNMGNVLLIVLSPSVKGEKEVRSILTFSKTDDDGNMGSFIPMSHSCDGAC
- the LOC139846846 gene encoding abscisic acid 8'-hydroxylase 3-like — protein: MALTMIVGLVIVVLAIALLRARAFPKEMDGIPGSLGWPLVGESFAFISEFSSPAGIFSFMNKRQQRYGKVFKSYVLGRYMVFTTGREASKILLTGKDGMVSLNLFYTGQKVLGPNSLLQQNGEDHKRLRRLIGEPLSIDGLKKYFQFINDLAVEMFNDWEGRKVLVLEETSTFTLQIIGNMIMSLEPTGEEQEKFRAYFKIISSSFASLPLNIPGTAFYRGMKARDSMFGMLDAIIARRRNGSDLQQDFLGSLIKKNTKEGSEDDEKLTDAQMKDNILTLLIAGHDTTTAALTWLVKFLGENPEALDKLREEHMEIKSKREFGSNLTWSELNNMPYTAKVVSETLRRATILPWYSRKAAQDFEIDGYSIKKGWSVNLDVVSIHHDPQVFPDPHKFDPSRFDDPLRSYSFLGFGKGPRMCPGMNLAKLEISIFIHHLVCRYKWKPLEKDDSVQPTLVRMPKNKYPIMVESL
- the LOC139847562 gene encoding sialyltransferase-like protein 2, whose amino-acid sequence is MKLLHLAFVIALASGFAAILIYITGVSNLNGTFNISEEEIEALQSLQTDFQKCVSANGLGLQAFGGRDYCQVTLQFPSDTIPKWKDPKTGNLEGLSFEFNLCEAVATWEQVRNSTTILTKEFVDALPDGWKDYAWKRINKGILLNNCANKTLCMEKLSLVLPETPPYVPRQFGRCAVIGNSGDLLKTKFGKEIDDYEVVLRENGAPIQNYTDHVGSKSTFRLLNRGSAKALDKVAELYETGKEVLLVKTTIHDIMSKMIREVPILNPVYLMVGASFGSAAKGTGLKALEFALSVCDTVDMYGFTVDPGYKEWTRYFSESRQGHTPLQGRAYYQMMECLGLIKIHSPMRADPNRVVKWVPSHRTITAARLASEKILRWVAAGSDDPLASCSIIKKKLHKSQYPGLRKAAVDHQKYVKETTMYPLEHSVGHSQLCTVSNS